In Thermotoga sp., a single window of DNA contains:
- a CDS encoding DUF262 domain-containing protein, which produces MLEDIAIGEIGLPDIQRPFVWDTTRVRDLFDSMHRGYPIGTLLFWENGFPGEHRPIGTDTK; this is translated from the coding sequence TTGCTGGAAGACATCGCCATAGGTGAGATTGGCTTGCCCGACATCCAGCGTCCTTTTGTGTGGGATACTACTCGTGTGCGCGACCTTTTTGACTCCATGCATCGTGGTTATCCTATAGGCACCTTACTTTTCTGGGAAAATGGATTTCCGGGAGAGCACCGCCCCATTGGGACGGATACCAAGTAG